One genomic window of Dunckerocampus dactyliophorus isolate RoL2022-P2 chromosome 7, RoL_Ddac_1.1, whole genome shotgun sequence includes the following:
- the LOC129185054 gene encoding chondroitin sulfate proteoglycan 5-like isoform X3 — translation MLQSGPSEEDSCRAHASHALFSALDRACTPSMEPNSCAGGCRRTRGACVLLLLLLHLISVHGGVMATNSTQLDAAANRTAPLSEQEGLADVVTVATRPSGSVRPNVVNTVTPRAGRVPRAGGEEEGGSGLFGEPVVPGVEEVAVASPSQISPDSAETELLLPSNPGKHDVREEEGLVAHNDPPWIHDKDIAVFDLDPSFTSTHAAPPPPSTHPANLDVLHVDFFDPSSRGRKLDLAPPSTTSPAHELQGGDPTSWAMPDNYDYLTPYEDGVSPTADEYADTTTDAYESDGSPARSRPRGPGVLMPNFPAGVPPASSPVDGSDGMGGCRVGYQMVNASCRSPCDFVPNYCYNGGQCYMLEGAGTFCRCNVQDYIWHKGARCEAVVTEFQVMCLAVGASAVVVLLLFMMVVCFAKKLHVLKTENKKLRRRSKYRPTSEQHNDNFSLSTIAEGSHPNDDPTSQNKLEDAVKAPPQEDESLNIHNALTPKHDNHKLLGEDNSSEVNSLQNNMM, via the exons atgctgcagagtggaCCCAGTGAAGAAGACTCCTGTCGTGCACACGCCTCACACGCACTTTTCTCTGCTTTGGACCGCGCGTGCACGCCCAGCATGGAGCCCAACTCGTGCGCGGGAGGCTGCCGACGCACGCGTGGCGCGTGCGTTCttctgctgctactgctgcacCTGATCTCCGTGCACG GAGGTGTCATGGCGACCAACTCCACCCAGCTAGACGCCGCCGCCAACAGGACCGCCCCGCTTAGCGAGCAGGAAGGGCTCGCTGATGTGGTCACTGTGGCAACCAGACCAAGTGGCTCAGTCAGGCCCAACGTCGTCAACACTGTGACCCCGAGGGCGGGCCGCGTGCCCCGCGCTggaggggaggaggaggggggcagcGGCTTGTTTGGTGAACCTGTGGTTCCGGGCGTGGAGGAAGTGGCCGTGGCCTCCCCGTCACAAATCAGCCCCGACTCGGCTGAGACAGAGCTACTGTTGCCGAGCAACCCTGGCAAACATGACGTGAGAGAAGAAGAGGGGCTTGTGGCACACAACGACCCGCCATGGATCCACGACAAGGACATCGCTGTCTTTGACCTGGACCCATCCTTCACCAGCACCCACGCCGCCCCGCCCCCGCCCTCCACCCACCCCGCCAACCTCGACGTCCTCCATGTGGACTTCTTTGACCCGTCCTCCCGTGGACGCAAACTGGACTTGGCTCCGCCCTCCACCACATCCCCAGCTCATGAGCTTCAGGGCGGTGACCCGACTTCCTGGGCCATGCCTGACAACTACGACTACCTCACGCCGTACGAGGATGGCGTGTCGCCCACGGCCGACGAGTACGCAGACACCACCACCGACGCCTATGAGAGCGACGGGTCTCCAGCTCGTTCCAGGCCACGGGGTCCTGGTGTCCTCATGCCAAACTTCCCCGCTGGGGTGCCTCCAGCCTCTTCCCCGGTGGACGGCTCTGATGGGATGGGCGGGTGTCGCGTGGGCTACCAGATGGTCAACGCCTCCTGCCGTTCGCCCTGCGACTTTGTGCCCAACTACTGCTACAATGGAGGACAGTGTTACATGCTGGAGGGCGCTGGAACCTTCTGCAG GTGTAACGTGCAGGACTACATTTGGCACAAGGGCGCTCGCTGCGAGGCGGTGGTGACAGAGTTCCAGGTGATGTGCTTGGCGGTGGGCGCGTCAGCCGTGGTTGTGCTGCTGCTCTTCATGATGGTGGTCTGCTTCGCCAAGAAGCTGCACGTGCTCAAGACAGAGAACAAGAAGCTGCGCAGACGCAG TAAGTACCGGCCCACGTCGGAGCAGCACAATGATAATTTCTCGCTGTCCACCATCGCTGAGGGCTCCCACCCAAAT GATGATCCCACTTCCCAGAACAAGCTGGAGGATGCGGTGAAGGCCCCGCCCCAGGAAGACGAGTCCCTGAACATCCACAACGCTCTGACCCCCAAACACGACAACCACAAGCTGCTGGGGGAGGACAACTCGTCAGAGGTAAACTCTCTGCAGAACAacatgatgtga
- the LOC129185054 gene encoding chondroitin sulfate proteoglycan 5-like isoform X2, giving the protein MLQSGPSEEDSCRAHASHALFSALDRACTPSMEPNSCAGGCRRTRGACVLLLLLLHLISVHGGVMATNSTQLDAAANRTAPLSEQEGLADVVTVATRPSGSVRPNVVNTVTPRAGRVPRAGGEEEGGSGLFGEPVVPGVEEVAVASPSQISPDSAETELLLPSNPGKHDVREEEGLVAHNDPPWIHDKDIAVFDLDPSFTSTHAAPPPPSTHPANLDVLHVDFFDPSSRGRKLDLAPPSTTSPAHELQGGDPTSWAMPDNYDYLTPYEDGVSPTADEYADTTTDAYESDGSPARSRPRGPGVLMPNFPAGVPPASSPVDGSDGMGGCRVGYQMVNASCRSPCDFVPNYCYNGGQCYMLEGAGTFCRCNVQDYIWHKGARCEAVVTEFQVMCLAVGASAVVVLLLFMMVVCFAKKLHVLKTENKKLRRRSKYRPTSEQHNDNFSLSTIAEGSHPNKTMSRYTWECKTKEESDCEDDPTSQNKLEDAVKAPPQEDESLNIHNALTPKHDNHKLLGEDNSSEVNSLQNNMM; this is encoded by the exons atgctgcagagtggaCCCAGTGAAGAAGACTCCTGTCGTGCACACGCCTCACACGCACTTTTCTCTGCTTTGGACCGCGCGTGCACGCCCAGCATGGAGCCCAACTCGTGCGCGGGAGGCTGCCGACGCACGCGTGGCGCGTGCGTTCttctgctgctactgctgcacCTGATCTCCGTGCACG GAGGTGTCATGGCGACCAACTCCACCCAGCTAGACGCCGCCGCCAACAGGACCGCCCCGCTTAGCGAGCAGGAAGGGCTCGCTGATGTGGTCACTGTGGCAACCAGACCAAGTGGCTCAGTCAGGCCCAACGTCGTCAACACTGTGACCCCGAGGGCGGGCCGCGTGCCCCGCGCTggaggggaggaggaggggggcagcGGCTTGTTTGGTGAACCTGTGGTTCCGGGCGTGGAGGAAGTGGCCGTGGCCTCCCCGTCACAAATCAGCCCCGACTCGGCTGAGACAGAGCTACTGTTGCCGAGCAACCCTGGCAAACATGACGTGAGAGAAGAAGAGGGGCTTGTGGCACACAACGACCCGCCATGGATCCACGACAAGGACATCGCTGTCTTTGACCTGGACCCATCCTTCACCAGCACCCACGCCGCCCCGCCCCCGCCCTCCACCCACCCCGCCAACCTCGACGTCCTCCATGTGGACTTCTTTGACCCGTCCTCCCGTGGACGCAAACTGGACTTGGCTCCGCCCTCCACCACATCCCCAGCTCATGAGCTTCAGGGCGGTGACCCGACTTCCTGGGCCATGCCTGACAACTACGACTACCTCACGCCGTACGAGGATGGCGTGTCGCCCACGGCCGACGAGTACGCAGACACCACCACCGACGCCTATGAGAGCGACGGGTCTCCAGCTCGTTCCAGGCCACGGGGTCCTGGTGTCCTCATGCCAAACTTCCCCGCTGGGGTGCCTCCAGCCTCTTCCCCGGTGGACGGCTCTGATGGGATGGGCGGGTGTCGCGTGGGCTACCAGATGGTCAACGCCTCCTGCCGTTCGCCCTGCGACTTTGTGCCCAACTACTGCTACAATGGAGGACAGTGTTACATGCTGGAGGGCGCTGGAACCTTCTGCAG GTGTAACGTGCAGGACTACATTTGGCACAAGGGCGCTCGCTGCGAGGCGGTGGTGACAGAGTTCCAGGTGATGTGCTTGGCGGTGGGCGCGTCAGCCGTGGTTGTGCTGCTGCTCTTCATGATGGTGGTCTGCTTCGCCAAGAAGCTGCACGTGCTCAAGACAGAGAACAAGAAGCTGCGCAGACGCAG TAAGTACCGGCCCACGTCGGAGCAGCACAATGATAATTTCTCGCTGTCCACCATCGCTGAGGGCTCCCACCCAAAT AAAACCATGAGCAGATACACGTGGGAGTGTAAGACCAAAGAGGAGTCCGACTGTGAG GATGATCCCACTTCCCAGAACAAGCTGGAGGATGCGGTGAAGGCCCCGCCCCAGGAAGACGAGTCCCTGAACATCCACAACGCTCTGACCCCCAAACACGACAACCACAAGCTGCTGGGGGAGGACAACTCGTCAGAGGTAAACTCTCTGCAGAACAacatgatgtga
- the LOC129185054 gene encoding chondroitin sulfate proteoglycan 5-like isoform X1 produces MLQSGPSEEDSCRAHASHALFSALDRACTPSMEPNSCAGGCRRTRGACVLLLLLLHLISVHGGVMATNSTQLDAAANRTAPLSEQEGLADVVTVATRPSGSVRPNVVNTVTPRAGRVPRAGGEEEGGSGLFGEPVVPGVEEVAVASPSQISPDSAETELLLPSNPGKHDVREEEGLVAHNDPPWIHDKDIAVFDLDPSFTSTHAAPPPPSTHPANLDVLHVDFFDPSSRGRKLDLAPPSTTSPAHELQGGDPTSWAMPDNYDYLTPYEDGVSPTADEYADTTTDAYESDGSPARSRPRGPGVLMPNFPAGVPPASSPVDGSDGMGGCRVGYQMVNASCRSPCDFVPNYCYNGGQCYMLEGAGTFCRCNVQDYIWHKGARCEAVVTEFQVMCLAVGASAVVVLLLFMMVVCFAKKLHVLKTENKKLRRRSKYRPTSEQHNDNFSLSTIAEGSHPNVRKLCDTPPNAPHARALAYYDNIICQDDPTSQNKLEDAVKAPPQEDESLNIHNALTPKHDNHKLLGEDNSSEVNSLQNNMM; encoded by the exons atgctgcagagtggaCCCAGTGAAGAAGACTCCTGTCGTGCACACGCCTCACACGCACTTTTCTCTGCTTTGGACCGCGCGTGCACGCCCAGCATGGAGCCCAACTCGTGCGCGGGAGGCTGCCGACGCACGCGTGGCGCGTGCGTTCttctgctgctactgctgcacCTGATCTCCGTGCACG GAGGTGTCATGGCGACCAACTCCACCCAGCTAGACGCCGCCGCCAACAGGACCGCCCCGCTTAGCGAGCAGGAAGGGCTCGCTGATGTGGTCACTGTGGCAACCAGACCAAGTGGCTCAGTCAGGCCCAACGTCGTCAACACTGTGACCCCGAGGGCGGGCCGCGTGCCCCGCGCTggaggggaggaggaggggggcagcGGCTTGTTTGGTGAACCTGTGGTTCCGGGCGTGGAGGAAGTGGCCGTGGCCTCCCCGTCACAAATCAGCCCCGACTCGGCTGAGACAGAGCTACTGTTGCCGAGCAACCCTGGCAAACATGACGTGAGAGAAGAAGAGGGGCTTGTGGCACACAACGACCCGCCATGGATCCACGACAAGGACATCGCTGTCTTTGACCTGGACCCATCCTTCACCAGCACCCACGCCGCCCCGCCCCCGCCCTCCACCCACCCCGCCAACCTCGACGTCCTCCATGTGGACTTCTTTGACCCGTCCTCCCGTGGACGCAAACTGGACTTGGCTCCGCCCTCCACCACATCCCCAGCTCATGAGCTTCAGGGCGGTGACCCGACTTCCTGGGCCATGCCTGACAACTACGACTACCTCACGCCGTACGAGGATGGCGTGTCGCCCACGGCCGACGAGTACGCAGACACCACCACCGACGCCTATGAGAGCGACGGGTCTCCAGCTCGTTCCAGGCCACGGGGTCCTGGTGTCCTCATGCCAAACTTCCCCGCTGGGGTGCCTCCAGCCTCTTCCCCGGTGGACGGCTCTGATGGGATGGGCGGGTGTCGCGTGGGCTACCAGATGGTCAACGCCTCCTGCCGTTCGCCCTGCGACTTTGTGCCCAACTACTGCTACAATGGAGGACAGTGTTACATGCTGGAGGGCGCTGGAACCTTCTGCAG GTGTAACGTGCAGGACTACATTTGGCACAAGGGCGCTCGCTGCGAGGCGGTGGTGACAGAGTTCCAGGTGATGTGCTTGGCGGTGGGCGCGTCAGCCGTGGTTGTGCTGCTGCTCTTCATGATGGTGGTCTGCTTCGCCAAGAAGCTGCACGTGCTCAAGACAGAGAACAAGAAGCTGCGCAGACGCAG TAAGTACCGGCCCACGTCGGAGCAGCACAATGATAATTTCTCGCTGTCCACCATCGCTGAGGGCTCCCACCCAAATGTAAGGAAACTGTGCGACACCCCTCCTAACGCCCCCCATGCCCGTGCATTGGCTTACTATGATAACATTATCTGTCAG GATGATCCCACTTCCCAGAACAAGCTGGAGGATGCGGTGAAGGCCCCGCCCCAGGAAGACGAGTCCCTGAACATCCACAACGCTCTGACCCCCAAACACGACAACCACAAGCTGCTGGGGGAGGACAACTCGTCAGAGGTAAACTCTCTGCAGAACAacatgatgtga
- the LOC129185054 gene encoding chondroitin sulfate proteoglycan 5-like isoform X4 — MLQSGPSEEDSCRAHASHALFSALDRACTPSMEPNSCAGGCRRTRGACVLLLLLLHLISVHGGVMATNSTQLDAAANRTAPLSEQEGLADVVTVATRPSGSVRPNVVNTVTPRAGRVPRAGGEEEGGSGLFGEPVVPGVEEVAVASPSQISPDSAETELLLPSNPGKHDVREEEGLVAHNDPPWIHDKDIAVFDLDPSFTSTHAAPPPPSTHPANLDVLHVDFFDPSSRGRKLDLAPPSTTSPAHELQGGDPTSWAMPDNYDYLTPYEDGVSPTADEYADTTTDAYESDGSPARSRPRGPGVLMPNFPAGVPPASSPVDGSDGMGGCRVGYQMVNASCRSPCDFVPNYCYNGGQCYMLEGAGTFCRCNVQDYIWHKGARCEAVVTEFQVMCLAVGASAVVVLLLFMMVVCFAKKLHVLKTENKKLRRRSKYRPTSEQHNDNFSLSTIAEGSHPNKTMSRYTWECKTKEESDCEFHADGRTEGPYPVTMEVTYPHVLPEVTI, encoded by the exons atgctgcagagtggaCCCAGTGAAGAAGACTCCTGTCGTGCACACGCCTCACACGCACTTTTCTCTGCTTTGGACCGCGCGTGCACGCCCAGCATGGAGCCCAACTCGTGCGCGGGAGGCTGCCGACGCACGCGTGGCGCGTGCGTTCttctgctgctactgctgcacCTGATCTCCGTGCACG GAGGTGTCATGGCGACCAACTCCACCCAGCTAGACGCCGCCGCCAACAGGACCGCCCCGCTTAGCGAGCAGGAAGGGCTCGCTGATGTGGTCACTGTGGCAACCAGACCAAGTGGCTCAGTCAGGCCCAACGTCGTCAACACTGTGACCCCGAGGGCGGGCCGCGTGCCCCGCGCTggaggggaggaggaggggggcagcGGCTTGTTTGGTGAACCTGTGGTTCCGGGCGTGGAGGAAGTGGCCGTGGCCTCCCCGTCACAAATCAGCCCCGACTCGGCTGAGACAGAGCTACTGTTGCCGAGCAACCCTGGCAAACATGACGTGAGAGAAGAAGAGGGGCTTGTGGCACACAACGACCCGCCATGGATCCACGACAAGGACATCGCTGTCTTTGACCTGGACCCATCCTTCACCAGCACCCACGCCGCCCCGCCCCCGCCCTCCACCCACCCCGCCAACCTCGACGTCCTCCATGTGGACTTCTTTGACCCGTCCTCCCGTGGACGCAAACTGGACTTGGCTCCGCCCTCCACCACATCCCCAGCTCATGAGCTTCAGGGCGGTGACCCGACTTCCTGGGCCATGCCTGACAACTACGACTACCTCACGCCGTACGAGGATGGCGTGTCGCCCACGGCCGACGAGTACGCAGACACCACCACCGACGCCTATGAGAGCGACGGGTCTCCAGCTCGTTCCAGGCCACGGGGTCCTGGTGTCCTCATGCCAAACTTCCCCGCTGGGGTGCCTCCAGCCTCTTCCCCGGTGGACGGCTCTGATGGGATGGGCGGGTGTCGCGTGGGCTACCAGATGGTCAACGCCTCCTGCCGTTCGCCCTGCGACTTTGTGCCCAACTACTGCTACAATGGAGGACAGTGTTACATGCTGGAGGGCGCTGGAACCTTCTGCAG GTGTAACGTGCAGGACTACATTTGGCACAAGGGCGCTCGCTGCGAGGCGGTGGTGACAGAGTTCCAGGTGATGTGCTTGGCGGTGGGCGCGTCAGCCGTGGTTGTGCTGCTGCTCTTCATGATGGTGGTCTGCTTCGCCAAGAAGCTGCACGTGCTCAAGACAGAGAACAAGAAGCTGCGCAGACGCAG TAAGTACCGGCCCACGTCGGAGCAGCACAATGATAATTTCTCGCTGTCCACCATCGCTGAGGGCTCCCACCCAAAT AAAACCATGAGCAGATACACGTGGGAGTGTAAGACCAAAGAGGAGTCCGACTGTGAG TTTCACGCTGACGGGAGGACAGAGGGCCCATACCCCGTAACCATGGAAGTCACGTACCCGCACGTCCTGCCGGAAGTTACTATCTAG